A single window of Pseudophryne corroboree isolate aPseCor3 chromosome 5, aPseCor3.hap2, whole genome shotgun sequence DNA harbors:
- the POMGNT2 gene encoding protein O-linked-mannose beta-1,4-N-acetylglucosaminyltransferase 2 has product MNISAIFNALLVSILAAVLWKHVKLWEQYSVIEEELDLTRQSQELSQVHIDYQAALYALVEDGTKMVCTGRMHTDRVCRFESLCYSSEAEEFVFFHSNSSIMLPNLGSRRFQPALLDLSSVDDHNTQYFNFVELPAAALKFMPKPVFVPDVALIMNRFNPDNLMHVLHDDLLPIFYTMQQFPDLDLDSRLFFMEGWGEGSHFDLYKLMSNKQPLMREQLKTLGRLLCFTKSYVGLTKITTWYQYGFVQPQGPKANILVSGNEIRHFSKFVLGKLNISSDQSTTEDYIVLFSRTMNRLIVNEAELLLALAQEFQMKTITVSLEDHSFADIVRLISNASMIVSMHGAQLVMSLFLPKGAVVVELFPYAINPDHYTPYKTLANLPGMELQYVSWQNMKEVNTITYPERPWEQGGIVHLAVVEQERIMKSKEVPRHLCCRNPEWLFRVYQDTRVDVSSLIQVIRSVVKTKPGSRKQKWANGLYPGKVRESRCQASAPGASVTKLSVSWQIPWNLKYLKVRDVKYEVWLQEQGENTYMPYILSYQNHTFSENIKPSTTYLVWIRCIFNKILLGPFAEVLMCKT; this is encoded by the coding sequence ATGAACATATCCGCAATATTTAATGCTTTGCTTGTATCCATTCTGGCGGCAGTGCTATGGAAACATGTCAAGTTATGGGAACAGTACTCTGTTATTGAGGAGGAGCTGGACCTCACTCGTCAGTCCCAGGAACTGTCACAGGTACACATAGACTATCAAGCTGCTTTATACGCACTTGTGGAAGATGGCACTAAAATGGTTTGTACAGGCAGGATGCATACAGATCGCGTGTGTCGCTTTGAGTCATTGTGTTACTCGTCTGAAGCTGAAGAGTTTGTCTTCTTTCATAGCAACTCCTCAATCATGCTGCCAAACCTGGGCTCTAGGCGCTTCCAACCTGCACTGCTAGACTTGTCTTCAGTGGATGACCACAATACACAATATTTCAACTTTGTAGAGCTTCCAGCTGCTGCGCTGAAATTTATGCCCAAGCCAGTCTTTGTTCCAGATGTTGCACTGATAATGAACAGGTTTAATCCAGACAACTTAATGCACGTGCTTCATGATGACCTTCTCCCCATATTCTACACCATGCAGCAGTTCCCAGACCTAGACCTGGATTCTCGTCTCTTCTTTATGGAAGGCTGGGGTGAGGGATCCCACTTTGACTTGTACAAGCTCATGAGCAATAAGCAGCCTCTCATGAGAGAGCAGTTAAAGACTCTGGGTAGACttctctgctttaccaagtcttatGTTGGGCTAACAAAAATCACAACATGGTATCAGTACGGTTTTGTCCAACCACAGGGTCCAAAGGCAAATATACTGGTTTCCGGGAATGAAATAAGACACTTTTCAAAATTTGTTTTGGGAAAGTTGAACATTAGTTCTGATCAGAGTACCACAGAAGATTACATAGTGCTGTTCAGTCGAACAATGAACCGACTTATTGTAAATGAGGCAGAATTACTCTTGGCTCTTGCTCAGGAATTCCAAATGAAAACGATCACTGTCTCTCTGGAAGATCACTCTTTTGCCGATATTGTGCGCTTGATCAGCAATGCTTCCATGATTGTCAGTATGCATGGGGCACAGTTAGTTATGTCTCTTTTTCTGCCAAAGGGTGCAGTTGTGGTAGAGCTTTTTCCGTATGCCATAAATCCGGATCATTACACGCCATACAAAACTCTAGCAAATCTTCCGGGAATGGAACTGCAGTATGTTTCTTGGCAGAACATGAAGGAGGTGAACACAATTACATACCCCGAGAGGCCGTGGGAACAAGGTGGGATTGTGCACCTGGCTGTAGTTGAGCAGGAGCGTATAATGAAAAGCAAAGAAGTGCCACGCCACCTGTGCTGCCGAAACCCTGAGTGGCTTTTCCGCGTATACCAGGACACAAGGGTAGATGTCTCCTCTCTTATCCAAGTTATAAGAAGTGTTGTTAAAACGAAGCCTGGTTCTAGGAAGCAGAAGTGGGCTAATGGGCTGTATCCTGGGAAGGTAAGGGAATCCAGGTGCCAAGCTTCTGCCCCAGGTGCAAGTGTAACCAAGTTGTCTGTGTCGTGGCAAATACCTTGGAATCTCAAGTATTTGAAAGTCAGAGATGTGAAATATGAAGTATGGCTACAGGAGCAAGGTGAAAACACTTATATGCCTTATATATTATCTTACCAGAACCACACGTTTTCTGAAAACATTAAACCATCAACAACATATTTGGTGTGGATCCGTTGCATCTTTAATAAAATACTCCTTGGACCCTTCGCAGAAGTATTAATGTGTAAAACATGA